A single window of Ostrinia nubilalis chromosome 24, ilOstNubi1.1, whole genome shotgun sequence DNA harbors:
- the LOC135083908 gene encoding alpha-2B adrenergic receptor-like — translation MTREPSKISVCCVPMIDGLNWQIMVLVNKLVSDYPRPQVSDDIGYVVYSALGSFYIPSCIMVFVYIRIYFAAKARARRGIRKNPRPRPNEQQTSFSNPPKGTRPMPTTHPMPLGHLSSTNNNGESQISTIETPQVQIPTVTCDLASDISTSEAGDTMPPPPDERKDTLKVVTSAQVTKNPLASCPHRSSTLSVNDSGVVSRCGGVKPLKLRLFKKSDRRQEKSQPSKSELEPALPKPHKPRDPEREKKRLARKKEKRATLILGLIMGSFIACWLPFFFLYILKAACRQCVIPPNAFAIAFWLGYMNSVLNPVIYTIFNKDFRRAFRRILFK, via the exons TCCTCGTCCCCAGGTGTCAGACGACATCGGCTACGTGGTATACTCGGCGCTAGGCAGCTTCTACATACCCTCGTGCATCATGGTGTTCGTCTACATCAGGATATACTTCGCGGCGAAGGCGCGCGCGAGGCGAGGCATCAGGAAAAACCCGAGGCCTAGGCCG AACGAGCAGCAGACGAGCTTCAGTAACCCGCCCAAAGGCACGCGGCCGATGCCGACCACGCACCCAATGCCTCTGGGGCATCTTAGCAGTACTAATAATAATGG GGAGAGCCAAATATCAACAATAGAGACGCCACAGGTTCAAATACCGACAGTGACGTGCGACCTCGCGTCCGACATCTCAACGAGTGAAGCGGGCGACACGATGCCCCCTCCACCTGACGAGAGAAAAGATACGTTGAAG GTGGTAACATCAGCACAAGTGACGAAGAACCCTCTAGCGTCCTGCCCGCACAGAAGTTCCACGTTATCCGTGAACG ATTCCGGCGTCGTTAGCCGCTGCGGAGGCGTCAAACCCCTAAAGCTGCGGCTCTTCAAAAAATCCGACAGGAGGCAGGAGAAATCTCAACCCAGTAAATCTGAACTCGAGCCTGCCTTACCCAAGCCTCACAAGCCTCGGGACCCTGAAAGGGAGAAGAAGAGGCTCGCGAGAAAGAAAGAGAAACGAGCCACTCTTATACTAGGATTAATCATGGGGAGCTTCATCGCCTGCTGGCTTCCATTCTTCTTTCTGTATATACTAAAAGCGGCGTGCAGACAATGCGTGATCCCGCCAAACGCTTTCGCGATTGCGTTCTGGCTGGGGTACATGAACTCTGTCCTGAATCCTGTTATCTACACGATATTCAATAAGGATTTCAGGAGGGCGTTCAGAAGGATACTGTTCAAGTGA